CACATCTAAGGATGTTGTTGCTGGAAATGAACAAAAATTAGGGACCTTCTGGAAACGAGTAGGTGAATATTATGCAGCAAGTCCTCATGCTAGAGAGAGTGGTGAACCAAGAGAGCATCTCCattgtaagcagaggtggcacAAAATCAATAACTTCACCAACAAATTATGTGGTGCATATGCGGCAACAGAGAGACAGACCAGTTCTGGTCAGAATGACAATGATGTTCTCAAGGTGGCTCATGACATCTTCTACTCTGATCACAACACGAAATTTAATCTTGAACATGCGTGGTGTGTGTTGAGGTATGAGCAGAAATGGCTTAGCCTTAACACTCCTAAAACTAGTGGGAGTTCAAAGCGAAAAGCTGGAGAGATATGTTCACAAACTTCAAGCACCACTGTTGGTGATCATGAGATCCGTCCTGAAGGTATCAAGGCTGCTAAAGCTAAAAGGAATAATGCTCAAGGGAAGTCTCTTGCTGAGTATACGAGCATTTAGGAAATGAAGAAGGAGGATCTCATGATGAAGGGGAAACTGTCAAAGCTTGCCATAATAGACACACTCCTAGCCAAGAAATAACCACTAAGTGAGGCTGAAGAAGTTGTCAAGAATAAGCTACTCGCCCAGTATTTCTGAGAATTAGAGCTTGTCTATGTTTCTATGTTAGAACTATGTCttaaaatttatgtgtttaGTACTTTGTATTATCTTAAACGTGATGAATTTCCTTCATGTTTGCTTTTAAAATGTCTatctttattaatgaataaCTTAGAACgtctatttatgtatttctgcTTTCTACTTTATAAATGAATGTTgctcttttattaaaaaattgtcTATCTCCCTGGATCATTAGATGTCTATCTAatatgattagttttttttcaggtttagtTAAAATGAGCCGTCGATATAGCTACAGCCAGCCTTCAGTTTGTTGGTGTAATGATCATCGTTTTAGTTTTCATAGGTTTGGTGATCATCTTTAAGTGAATCCAGATGCTGTAGTAATGTGTAATCTGATTTGTACTGATCAGTTTGTTGGTGTAATGATCATCGTTATTGATCATTTTTTCGAACAAGCCTTTTGTGATGAATCGGATTTGTACTGTTTTTTGTTGAACTCTTTGTAATGACTCGTAATGGCTTATGactttatttataaatgaaCTCTTATCGTATTATGGCTATAATTATAAATGATCTCTTTGTAAACTACACATTCATGAAAACATGATTCACGATCATGATCTACAAAAATGTATGACAATTAGATTGCACTTgcctccaaaaaaaaatatttctctgCAAAACTAAACAAAGTTACATGAGAATACAAGTGTGCTCGTGAGCATGCGTGCTTGtgaccaatgaaaacaaaatatagtgTCACAAGATGTCCTCACGagtaatgaaaacaaaatatagtgTCACAAGCTAGTATCAGAAGATACACTTCTTTTAGCCTATAAGTATAAGACATCGTAAAACATTTTTAGACATCTTCTCCTCACTTTCATCatatcttctctttttttaaaaaaatttctaatggcatcttcttcccattatcattaccacaaagatgatgatgatgaatttgaTTCCATATTTGATGATTATTTTGAAAACCCTGATCTTATTCCAGAACCAAAAGAgcgaaaaaacatatttttatcgAGAGAAACCGGGAAGAAGGCCACCAGAAGCTCTGAAATGATTACTTTAGCGATACTCCAACATACACTCCCAAGTTATTCCGGCGAGGGTTTCGAATGAAAAAATCATTGTTCCTGCGTATTGTGCATCGTCTCTCCACAGAAGTACCGTATTTTCAACCAACAGAAGATGCAACCGGACGGTCTAGTCTATCACCCCTACAAAAATGTACTGCAGCAATTCGACAATTGGCATATGGTGGTGGAGCTGATACAGTTAACGAATATGTCCGACTTGCTGAAACAACAGCTCGAAAATGTTTGCACAATTTTACCGCCGGAGTAATCAGCTTGTTTGGCGATGAATACCTAAGACGTCCCACACCGGAGGATCTGGAAAGACTACTCCATATCGGAGAAGAACGTGGATTTCCAGGGATGATTgaaagcatcgattgtatgcattgggagtggaagaattgcccgACCGTttggaaaggaatgtattcacgaggaaCCGGAAAACCAACAATTGTGTTGGAGGCGGTAGCTTCATATGACCCCTGGAGATGGCACGCGttttttggagctccaggtactatgaacgatcttaatattcttgattgatcacatgtttttgatgacattattaacGGAAATGCACCGCAAGTAAACTTCTATGTCAACGAAACGGAGTACCATTTGGGTTATTATCTCACGGATGGTATTTATCTGAAAAAGTtacttttattcaatctatcaGACTACCACAAGGTgagaaaaattcattatttGCTAAAACCCAAGAAGCTGTTCGAAAAGATATTGAACGTGCCTTTGGAGTCTTTCAAGCTAGATTTGCCGTTGTCAAAAATCCATCTATGGGATAAAGACAAAATAGcaaatattatgagagcatgtatcatactccataatatgattgtcgaagatGAACGATCATCATTCACTCAGTATGACGTTTTTGAAtttcaacaaggagaagatGTGGATGATACATTTTCCGTCGATATGCCTACAAATCTCGGCAATACAATTGATCGTCGAGCGAGCGTTCGGAATAGACAAGCCcatcaacaattaaaaaatgatttgattgaaaatatatgagctaaatttggacatcttccaaataacatataatttgtaagtttctatgaattgaataaaatgtgtgtttgcttttatttattaagtttGTATTCTTTTTTGTTGCAACtttgtaattttattatgttttcaattttaatgttatatgttttatttaaaacttaTCTTTTATATATCATTACTCATTCaaataaacaattaatttactaaGAGACAACAAAAATCCTACCAATAATCTATACTTTTGGGATTGTCTTTTAAGCTTTGTCTcttaacataaaaacataataaaataagcTAAGGATTCAAAAAAAAGTCCTACCAATAATGTTAGCTCTTACACTGAttggaataggaaacttaaaataaatttatttcttagTAGCTATGCGTATCATCGCGGAGAATACGGGCCTATGGTATAATAATtgaactaggataagacctgcgccttgcgcagggtgagtttatttgtatatattatcgatagtttcttttatatatttgatcattttatttatatatataaaatattttttgttgttattaaataatttctttccgatggatcagatcaatttttattaaaaataatggaacaaaagtataattaatacatcatgggttgatcggattggacattaaaaattatgacataaaaaccttattttttccatcgaacacattcttgaaaaaagtgaacagtattgttttcacagctgaattattttgacttttatcttccatatggttttgaaagctttcaaatcaaccatcgaattgatacatgtcattttaatgtttttattcgtatacttaaggaaaacttacatttttgtaatttaaagtcgttttaaaaaattcaaaatataacatataagaaaaaatctaacatataagaaaatataacatataaagtgtccttatttttgtattttaaattcgttttttttaaaaaaatataacatgtaaggtttcctcatttttataatttaaagtcattttaaaaaattcaaaatataacatataagaaaaaatataatttttttattatatggttaatgtgattgtttatttttttaataatataaaattaaacaaaatggagaaggatgcaaaaattgttatcaaatctttattattcataatcattaattgtcatatatatgtatataatattaggtaatttcgtaacttttatttagggaaagaatacacacttcttatattttaggttaatataatgttctctagtggacattaaacaaattatgacataaaaatcttatttttcccctcgaacacattcttgaaaaagtgaatagtattgttttcatatttgaattattttgacttttatcttacatatggttttgaaagctttcaaatcaaccatcgaactgatacatgtcattttaatgtttttagtcgtaaacttaagaaaaacttacatttttgtaatttaaagtcgttttaaaaaattcaaaatataacatataagaaaaatcaaacatataagaaaaatataacatataaggtgtcctcatttttgtattttaaagtcgtttaaaaaaaatatataacatataaggtttcctcatttttgtaatttaaaattattttaaaaaattcaaaatataacatataagaaaacatctatttattttattatatggttactgtgattgtttattttttaaaaaaatataaaattaaacaaaaataaagaaggatgcaaaaattgttatcaaatctttattattcataatcatcaattgtcatatatatgtaaatcatattaggtaattttgtaacttttatttaaggaaagaatacacacttcttatattttaggttaatataatattctctagtgaacattaaacaaattatgacataaaaaccttatttttttcatcgaacacatttttgaaaaaagttaacagtattgtttccacagttaaattattttgaattttatcttgcatatggttttgaaagctttcaaatcaaccatcgaattgatacatgtcattttaatgtttttagtcgtttaTTTAAGgtaaacttacatttttgtaatttaaagtcgttttaaaaaaattcaaaatataacatataagaaaattctaacatataagaaaaatataacatataaggtgtccttatttttgtattttaaagtcatttaaaaaaaatatataacatataaggtttcctcatttttgtaatttaaagtcattttaaaaaattcaaaatataacatataagaaaaaatctaatttgtttttattatatggttaatgtgattgtttaatttttttaataatataaatttcaacaaaaatgaagaaggatgtaaaaattgttatcaaatctttattattcataatcattaattgtcatatatatgtaaatcatattaggtaattccgtagcttttatttaaggaaagaatacacacttcctatattttaggttaatataatattctctagtgttatataattataaaataatgtgacaccattagattaaactatactttatattagatgctctagaattctctgaaatagaatttagaaggcatttagagtgtcacctaggatttgaggttttttttaattaatacaaaattaaggttctaatttttcaaatgcttctcaattaatatataggggattccTTCGAAATCACTTATTTGTTTTGTGACTTAGCAACGGAAAGTTATAGCGTTTTGAAGGGGACAGGATGTGGAAAAGATTAAACAGCATGTTAAAAATGCAGGGCCGGTCCTGCGCAAAGCCTAACGAAACATTAGCTTTAGGCCCtcaaaaattttggaaaaaattatatagaaaaaagctcttaaaatttttttttaggcctctaaatttaccaaattttttttttagctggaatattttaaaaactgccTACAGCCCCCTGAATCTCATGGCCGGCCCTGTAaacatgcatatatatttaaatggatTCATAAAAACACATACTCCTACTAGccctgggacggatccggatatccgggaaatttagggtatccggatccggatccgttgGATCCGTGGATtaaatatccggatccggattcgtggtttccggatatccgggtttcggatatccgtctcgatattctattatccgcggatatccggatccggatccggatccgtcaaaataattaaaaataatttttttaacaaaaatactaatttttttaacaaaaaatactaatttttttaacaaaaaatactattttttttttaatataatacataaattaagt
This genomic stretch from Brassica napus cultivar Da-Ae chromosome C9, Da-Ae, whole genome shotgun sequence harbors:
- the LOC106355070 gene encoding glutathione S-transferase T2-like, which encodes MDSRNPYSQSRSYVGLLNSQNFPYESYPSTLNFGASEIPPFSSQQTDAPDVREDTPVACRERRKWTPTDDEVLISAWLNTSKDVVAGNEQKLGTFWKRVGEYYAASPHARESGEPREHLHCKQRWHKINNFTNKLCGAYAATERQTSSGQNDNDVLKVAHDIFYSDHNTKFNLEHAWCVLRYEQKWLSLNTPKTSGSSKRKAGEICSQTSSTTVGDHEIRPEGIKAAKAKRNNAQGKSLAEYTSI